In Scatophagus argus isolate fScaArg1 chromosome 14, fScaArg1.pri, whole genome shotgun sequence, the following proteins share a genomic window:
- the p4ha2 gene encoding prolyl 4-hydroxylase subunit alpha-2 isoform X2 — protein METKRVSRRSTPRSIWKVIERDRMRKLLSYILWALLWGCCCWTSQAEIFTSISHMTDLIHTEKELVHSLREYIKAEESKLAAVKSWANKLDDLTRVSTSDPEGYLGHPVNAYKLMKRLNTEWSELESLVLQNPSDGFVANISTHRQYFPDEEDETGAAKALMRLQDTYQLDSEAFSRGKLPGVYSSAILTVDDCFDMGKTAYNDADYYHAVLWMQQSLKQLDAGEEAVVSKADILDYLSYSVYQMGDLPRAIELTRRLVVIDPGHQRAGGNLRYFEKLLVKQLNEMNQAYEPASEEPIQLGTYSRPKDHLPEREEYEALCRGEGLQMNEARRSRLSCRYQDGKMNPRLLLKPIREEDEWDSPRIVRYLDFLSNEEIEKIKELAKPRLARATVRDPKTGVLTTANYRVSKSAWLEGEEDPVIERVNQRIEDLTGLTVDTAELLQVANYGVGGQYEPHYDFSRRPFDSNLKADGNRLATFLNYMSDVEAGGATVFPDFGAAIWPRKGTAVFWYNLFKSGEGDYRTRHAACPVLVGNKWVSNKWIHERGQEFRRPCGLTEVD, from the exons ATGGAGACTAAGCGTGTTTCTAGGCGGTCGACACCTCGTAGTATTTGGAAG GTTattgagagagacagaatgaggaaGCTTCTGTCTTACATCCTCTGGGCTCTGCTgtggggctgctgctgctggacatcACAGGCAGAGATCTTCACTTCCATAA gCCACATGACAGACCTGATCCACACTGAAAAAGAGTTGGTCCACTCTCTGAGGGAGTACATAAAAGCAGAAGAGTCCAAGCTTGCTGCTGTCAAAAG CTGGGCCAACAAACTTGATGATCTGACCAGAGTGTCCACCTCTGACCCAGAGGGCTACCTGGGCCACCCGGTGAACGCATACAAGCTGATGAAGAGACTCAACACGGAGTGGTCTGAACTGGAGAGCCTGGTGCTTCAGAACCCCTCTGATG GGTTCGTAGCTAACAtatccacacacagacagtacttCCCAGACGAAGAGGATGAGACTGGTGCAGCCAAGGCATTGATGCGTCTTCAGGACACATACCAATTGGATTCTGAGGCTTTCTCCAGAGGAAAGCTGCCAG GCGTTTACTCCAGTGCCATACTGACCGTGGACGACTGCTTCGACATGGGAAAGACGGCTTACAACGATGCAGACTATTACCATGCTGTACTGTGGATGCAGCAGTCCTTGAAGCAGCTGGATGCCGGGGAGGAAGCTGTGGTTTCCAAGGCGGACATTTTGGACTACCTCAGCTACTCTGTTTACCAAATGGGAGACCTGCCTCGAGCCATTGAACTGACACGCCGGCTTGTGGTTATCG ACCCCGGCCACCAGAGGGCAGGAGGAAATCTCCGTTATTTTGAGAAGTTACTGGTCAAGCAGCTCAATGAGATGAACCAGGCTTATGAGCCTGCTTCTGAGGAGCCCATCCAGCTGGGAACCTACAGCAGACCGAAAGACCATCTCCCGGAGAGAGAGGAATACGAGGCGCTCTGCAGAGGAGAGGGGCTTCAAATG AACGAAGCAAGGCGAAGCCGTTTGTCCTGTCGCTACCAGGATGGTAAGATGAACCCTCGTCTCTTGCTGAAGCCCATTAGAGAGGAGGATGAGTGGGATAGCCCCCGCATTGTTCGTTACCTCGACTTCCTGTCAAATGAGGAGATTGAGAAGATTAAGGAGCTGGCTAAACCCAGG CTTGCCAGAGCTACTGTCCGTGACCCTAAAACCGGTGTCCTGACCACAGCTAACTACCGAGTGTCCAAAAG tgcaTGGttggaaggagaggaggaccCTGTCATTGAAAGAGTCAATCAGAGAATAGAAGACCTCACAGGCCTCACAGTAGATACTGCAGAGCTACTACAG GTTGCAAACTATGGAGTTGGAGGACAGTACGAGCCACATTATGACTTCTCGAGG CGCCCTTTTGACAGCAACCTCAAGGCCGATGGAAATAGACTTGCTACATTCCTAAACTAC aTGAGTGACGTGGAGGCAGGAGGTGCCACCGTCTTCCCTGACTTTGGAGCAGCAATCTGGCCTAGAAAG GGGACAGCAGTGTTTTGGTACAATCTGTTTAAGAGTGGGGAAGGAGACTATAGGACCAGGCATGCAGCTTGTCCCGTCTTAGTAGGAAATAAGTGGG tgtcaAACAAGTGGATTCACGAGCGAGGTCAAGAGTTCAGGAGACCCTGTGGCCTGACAGAAGTGGACTGA
- the p4ha2 gene encoding prolyl 4-hydroxylase subunit alpha-2 isoform X3 has translation MRKLLSYILWALLWGCCCWTSQAEIFTSISHMTDLIHTEKELVHSLREYIKAEESKLAAVKSWANKLDDLTRVSTSDPEGYLGHPVNAYKLMKRLNTEWSELESLVLQNPSDGFVANISTHRQYFPDEEDETGAAKALMRLQDTYQLDSEAFSRGKLPGVYSSAILTVDDCFDMGKTAYNDADYYHAVLWMQQSLKQLDAGEEAVVSKADILDYLSYSVYQMGDLPRAIELTRRLVVIDPGHQRAGGNLRYFEKLLVKQLNEMNQAYEPASEEPIQLGTYSRPKDHLPEREEYEALCRGEGLQMNEARRSRLSCRYQDGKMNPRLLLKPIREEDEWDSPRIVRYLDFLSNEEIEKIKELAKPRLARATVRDPKTGVLTTANYRVSKSAWLEGEEDPVIERVNQRIEDLTGLTVDTAELLQVANYGVGGQYEPHYDFSRKDEPDAFKRLGTGNRVATFLNYMSDVEAGGATVFPDFGAAIWPRKGTAVFWYNLFKSGEGDYRTRHAACPVLVGNKWVSNKWIHERGQEFRRPCGLTEVD, from the exons atgaggaaGCTTCTGTCTTACATCCTCTGGGCTCTGCTgtggggctgctgctgctggacatcACAGGCAGAGATCTTCACTTCCATAA gCCACATGACAGACCTGATCCACACTGAAAAAGAGTTGGTCCACTCTCTGAGGGAGTACATAAAAGCAGAAGAGTCCAAGCTTGCTGCTGTCAAAAG CTGGGCCAACAAACTTGATGATCTGACCAGAGTGTCCACCTCTGACCCAGAGGGCTACCTGGGCCACCCGGTGAACGCATACAAGCTGATGAAGAGACTCAACACGGAGTGGTCTGAACTGGAGAGCCTGGTGCTTCAGAACCCCTCTGATG GGTTCGTAGCTAACAtatccacacacagacagtacttCCCAGACGAAGAGGATGAGACTGGTGCAGCCAAGGCATTGATGCGTCTTCAGGACACATACCAATTGGATTCTGAGGCTTTCTCCAGAGGAAAGCTGCCAG GCGTTTACTCCAGTGCCATACTGACCGTGGACGACTGCTTCGACATGGGAAAGACGGCTTACAACGATGCAGACTATTACCATGCTGTACTGTGGATGCAGCAGTCCTTGAAGCAGCTGGATGCCGGGGAGGAAGCTGTGGTTTCCAAGGCGGACATTTTGGACTACCTCAGCTACTCTGTTTACCAAATGGGAGACCTGCCTCGAGCCATTGAACTGACACGCCGGCTTGTGGTTATCG ACCCCGGCCACCAGAGGGCAGGAGGAAATCTCCGTTATTTTGAGAAGTTACTGGTCAAGCAGCTCAATGAGATGAACCAGGCTTATGAGCCTGCTTCTGAGGAGCCCATCCAGCTGGGAACCTACAGCAGACCGAAAGACCATCTCCCGGAGAGAGAGGAATACGAGGCGCTCTGCAGAGGAGAGGGGCTTCAAATG AACGAAGCAAGGCGAAGCCGTTTGTCCTGTCGCTACCAGGATGGTAAGATGAACCCTCGTCTCTTGCTGAAGCCCATTAGAGAGGAGGATGAGTGGGATAGCCCCCGCATTGTTCGTTACCTCGACTTCCTGTCAAATGAGGAGATTGAGAAGATTAAGGAGCTGGCTAAACCCAGG CTTGCCAGAGCTACTGTCCGTGACCCTAAAACCGGTGTCCTGACCACAGCTAACTACCGAGTGTCCAAAAG tgcaTGGttggaaggagaggaggaccCTGTCATTGAAAGAGTCAATCAGAGAATAGAAGACCTCACAGGCCTCACAGTAGATACTGCAGAGCTACTACAG GTTGCAAACTATGGAGTTGGAGGACAGTACGAGCCACATTATGACTTCTCGAGG AAAGATGAGCCTGATGCTTTCAAAAGATTAGGCACTGGAAATCGTGTGGCAACTTTTTTGAACTAC aTGAGTGACGTGGAGGCAGGAGGTGCCACCGTCTTCCCTGACTTTGGAGCAGCAATCTGGCCTAGAAAG GGGACAGCAGTGTTTTGGTACAATCTGTTTAAGAGTGGGGAAGGAGACTATAGGACCAGGCATGCAGCTTGTCCCGTCTTAGTAGGAAATAAGTGGG tgtcaAACAAGTGGATTCACGAGCGAGGTCAAGAGTTCAGGAGACCCTGTGGCCTGACAGAAGTGGACTGA
- the p4ha2 gene encoding prolyl 4-hydroxylase subunit alpha-2 isoform X4, which produces METKRVSRRSTPRSIWKVIERDRMRKLLSYILWALLWGCCCWTSQAEIFTSISHMTDLIHTEKELVHSLREYIKAEESKLAAVKSWANKLDDLTRVSTSDPEGYLGHPVNAYKLMKRLNTEWSELESLVLQNPSDGFVANISTHRQYFPDEEDETGAAKALMRLQDTYQLDSEAFSRGKLPGVYSSAILTVDDCFDMGKTAYNDADYYHAVLWMQQSLKQLDAGEEAVVSKADILDYLSYSVYQMGDLPRAIELTRRLVVIDPGHQRAGGNLRYFEKLLVKQLNEMNQAYEPASEEPIQLGTYSRPKDHLPEREEYEALCRGEGLQMNEARRSRLSCRYQDGKMNPRLLLKPIREEDEWDSPRIVRYLDFLSNEEIEKIKELAKPRLARATVRDPKTGVLTTANYRVSKSAWLEGEEDPVIERVNQRIEDLTGLTVDTAELLQVANYGVGGQYEPHYDFSRRPFDSNLKADGNRLATFLNYKDEPDAFKRLGTGNRVATFLNYMSDVEAGGATVFPDFGAAIWPRKGTAVFWYNLFKSGEGDYRTRHAACPVLVGNKWVSNKWIHERGQEFRRPCGLTEVD; this is translated from the exons ATGGAGACTAAGCGTGTTTCTAGGCGGTCGACACCTCGTAGTATTTGGAAG GTTattgagagagacagaatgaggaaGCTTCTGTCTTACATCCTCTGGGCTCTGCTgtggggctgctgctgctggacatcACAGGCAGAGATCTTCACTTCCATAA gCCACATGACAGACCTGATCCACACTGAAAAAGAGTTGGTCCACTCTCTGAGGGAGTACATAAAAGCAGAAGAGTCCAAGCTTGCTGCTGTCAAAAG CTGGGCCAACAAACTTGATGATCTGACCAGAGTGTCCACCTCTGACCCAGAGGGCTACCTGGGCCACCCGGTGAACGCATACAAGCTGATGAAGAGACTCAACACGGAGTGGTCTGAACTGGAGAGCCTGGTGCTTCAGAACCCCTCTGATG GGTTCGTAGCTAACAtatccacacacagacagtacttCCCAGACGAAGAGGATGAGACTGGTGCAGCCAAGGCATTGATGCGTCTTCAGGACACATACCAATTGGATTCTGAGGCTTTCTCCAGAGGAAAGCTGCCAG GCGTTTACTCCAGTGCCATACTGACCGTGGACGACTGCTTCGACATGGGAAAGACGGCTTACAACGATGCAGACTATTACCATGCTGTACTGTGGATGCAGCAGTCCTTGAAGCAGCTGGATGCCGGGGAGGAAGCTGTGGTTTCCAAGGCGGACATTTTGGACTACCTCAGCTACTCTGTTTACCAAATGGGAGACCTGCCTCGAGCCATTGAACTGACACGCCGGCTTGTGGTTATCG ACCCCGGCCACCAGAGGGCAGGAGGAAATCTCCGTTATTTTGAGAAGTTACTGGTCAAGCAGCTCAATGAGATGAACCAGGCTTATGAGCCTGCTTCTGAGGAGCCCATCCAGCTGGGAACCTACAGCAGACCGAAAGACCATCTCCCGGAGAGAGAGGAATACGAGGCGCTCTGCAGAGGAGAGGGGCTTCAAATG AACGAAGCAAGGCGAAGCCGTTTGTCCTGTCGCTACCAGGATGGTAAGATGAACCCTCGTCTCTTGCTGAAGCCCATTAGAGAGGAGGATGAGTGGGATAGCCCCCGCATTGTTCGTTACCTCGACTTCCTGTCAAATGAGGAGATTGAGAAGATTAAGGAGCTGGCTAAACCCAGG CTTGCCAGAGCTACTGTCCGTGACCCTAAAACCGGTGTCCTGACCACAGCTAACTACCGAGTGTCCAAAAG tgcaTGGttggaaggagaggaggaccCTGTCATTGAAAGAGTCAATCAGAGAATAGAAGACCTCACAGGCCTCACAGTAGATACTGCAGAGCTACTACAG GTTGCAAACTATGGAGTTGGAGGACAGTACGAGCCACATTATGACTTCTCGAGG CGCCCTTTTGACAGCAACCTCAAGGCCGATGGAAATAGACTTGCTACATTCCTAAACTAC AAAGATGAGCCTGATGCTTTCAAAAGATTAGGCACTGGAAATCGTGTGGCAACTTTTTTGAACTAC aTGAGTGACGTGGAGGCAGGAGGTGCCACCGTCTTCCCTGACTTTGGAGCAGCAATCTGGCCTAGAAAG GGGACAGCAGTGTTTTGGTACAATCTGTTTAAGAGTGGGGAAGGAGACTATAGGACCAGGCATGCAGCTTGTCCCGTCTTAGTAGGAAATAAGTGGG tgtcaAACAAGTGGATTCACGAGCGAGGTCAAGAGTTCAGGAGACCCTGTGGCCTGACAGAAGTGGACTGA
- the p4ha2 gene encoding prolyl 4-hydroxylase subunit alpha-2 isoform X1: METKRVSRRSTPRSIWKVIERDRMRKLLSYILWALLWGCCCWTSQAEIFTSISHMTDLIHTEKELVHSLREYIKAEESKLAAVKSWANKLDDLTRVSTSDPEGYLGHPVNAYKLMKRLNTEWSELESLVLQNPSDGFVANISTHRQYFPDEEDETGAAKALMRLQDTYQLDSEAFSRGKLPGVYSSAILTVDDCFDMGKTAYNDADYYHAVLWMQQSLKQLDAGEEAVVSKADILDYLSYSVYQMGDLPRAIELTRRLVVIDPGHQRAGGNLRYFEKLLVKQLNEMNQAYEPASEEPIQLGTYSRPKDHLPEREEYEALCRGEGLQMNEARRSRLSCRYQDGKMNPRLLLKPIREEDEWDSPRIVRYLDFLSNEEIEKIKELAKPRLARATVRDPKTGVLTTANYRVSKSAWLEGEEDPVIERVNQRIEDLTGLTVDTAELLQVANYGVGGQYEPHYDFSRKDEPDAFKRLGTGNRVATFLNYMSDVEAGGATVFPDFGAAIWPRKGTAVFWYNLFKSGEGDYRTRHAACPVLVGNKWVSNKWIHERGQEFRRPCGLTEVD; the protein is encoded by the exons ATGGAGACTAAGCGTGTTTCTAGGCGGTCGACACCTCGTAGTATTTGGAAG GTTattgagagagacagaatgaggaaGCTTCTGTCTTACATCCTCTGGGCTCTGCTgtggggctgctgctgctggacatcACAGGCAGAGATCTTCACTTCCATAA gCCACATGACAGACCTGATCCACACTGAAAAAGAGTTGGTCCACTCTCTGAGGGAGTACATAAAAGCAGAAGAGTCCAAGCTTGCTGCTGTCAAAAG CTGGGCCAACAAACTTGATGATCTGACCAGAGTGTCCACCTCTGACCCAGAGGGCTACCTGGGCCACCCGGTGAACGCATACAAGCTGATGAAGAGACTCAACACGGAGTGGTCTGAACTGGAGAGCCTGGTGCTTCAGAACCCCTCTGATG GGTTCGTAGCTAACAtatccacacacagacagtacttCCCAGACGAAGAGGATGAGACTGGTGCAGCCAAGGCATTGATGCGTCTTCAGGACACATACCAATTGGATTCTGAGGCTTTCTCCAGAGGAAAGCTGCCAG GCGTTTACTCCAGTGCCATACTGACCGTGGACGACTGCTTCGACATGGGAAAGACGGCTTACAACGATGCAGACTATTACCATGCTGTACTGTGGATGCAGCAGTCCTTGAAGCAGCTGGATGCCGGGGAGGAAGCTGTGGTTTCCAAGGCGGACATTTTGGACTACCTCAGCTACTCTGTTTACCAAATGGGAGACCTGCCTCGAGCCATTGAACTGACACGCCGGCTTGTGGTTATCG ACCCCGGCCACCAGAGGGCAGGAGGAAATCTCCGTTATTTTGAGAAGTTACTGGTCAAGCAGCTCAATGAGATGAACCAGGCTTATGAGCCTGCTTCTGAGGAGCCCATCCAGCTGGGAACCTACAGCAGACCGAAAGACCATCTCCCGGAGAGAGAGGAATACGAGGCGCTCTGCAGAGGAGAGGGGCTTCAAATG AACGAAGCAAGGCGAAGCCGTTTGTCCTGTCGCTACCAGGATGGTAAGATGAACCCTCGTCTCTTGCTGAAGCCCATTAGAGAGGAGGATGAGTGGGATAGCCCCCGCATTGTTCGTTACCTCGACTTCCTGTCAAATGAGGAGATTGAGAAGATTAAGGAGCTGGCTAAACCCAGG CTTGCCAGAGCTACTGTCCGTGACCCTAAAACCGGTGTCCTGACCACAGCTAACTACCGAGTGTCCAAAAG tgcaTGGttggaaggagaggaggaccCTGTCATTGAAAGAGTCAATCAGAGAATAGAAGACCTCACAGGCCTCACAGTAGATACTGCAGAGCTACTACAG GTTGCAAACTATGGAGTTGGAGGACAGTACGAGCCACATTATGACTTCTCGAGG AAAGATGAGCCTGATGCTTTCAAAAGATTAGGCACTGGAAATCGTGTGGCAACTTTTTTGAACTAC aTGAGTGACGTGGAGGCAGGAGGTGCCACCGTCTTCCCTGACTTTGGAGCAGCAATCTGGCCTAGAAAG GGGACAGCAGTGTTTTGGTACAATCTGTTTAAGAGTGGGGAAGGAGACTATAGGACCAGGCATGCAGCTTGTCCCGTCTTAGTAGGAAATAAGTGGG tgtcaAACAAGTGGATTCACGAGCGAGGTCAAGAGTTCAGGAGACCCTGTGGCCTGACAGAAGTGGACTGA